A single genomic interval of Vallitalea longa harbors:
- a CDS encoding alpha-L-arabinofuranosidase C-terminal domain-containing protein — MFKKNLEKCLLLMLLIICVTASIPTIAVSASSIAISVDANDVQHKISPYLFGVNHRVGNAGYRTWDTSGKGNGELYEPVVNSTKYIGTSVVRWTGGSINNTVRWQDGIGDWKTRGPWISPFGENKPYNSSYGITEHMKFVESLGNDATSIMVVPVLMVNEQEAADYVEYMNSSNDGSNPNGGIDWASKRAEDGHEEPYAIEYWELGNEQFGNWTYRWTDEAEKYANGGEETYTPGQIVGSNKKMGYAVKYYDWSDHESDGTADQEWYTVVNPIKEGSETVKVGLTTWIRVNDLANAGIGNYYEFDYDTGNITFGDGVNGNIPKSGETITVGYTVVKPGANALAAAMKAVDPNIKICFGEFAGNYMGDNIDAYVKHPYKHISKILKGKTFYYDILNKAKYTKTNEYGKEPVLSEWGIFDQNVKGPSGYEGHILKSLTASLFNSKFLFSLIENGSVKYALRHMLNTSDSDDTQNTSYSPDNGLIAPVEEGTYVNANALPFKMFRERLSENYITTTINGSPSALIGKVQLVEAVSAVNNDKTVLDIIVNNYDASDDYSVNINLDNFDPYTQAEVWTLNGSSIYTYNDSKYYDRVKITGKTIDNASSNFNYIFPAHSMTAIRFHKDEGGLPSSPVMPEKAPKPFTDFIDTFNGDTVEVKPPSFNVTNDGDCKATIQEIPTIADKSVQLSDNGLGNTDIIRNFTPIFGEFSINTKVMTSDSMKTVFYNMRDDCGTQGPTLKYEFNCLKYRDSNGNWNDICSIVSNTWYNIHLDVNISNNTYDVLVNNELKVQKAEFYNNIDHIKSVRFTTHGPDKDYSFFLSELETICNNDNVVPPIIPAVYKIEHKSTGKILQSNNNNVDMTDPITDTDQVKWEKLEYDATRFHLNNIGNDSTIKRLHSSSDIDWDVNLVEDIWSGANVQWKLIDAGEGWSRIQHISSGMWLHYNGTDSVNLVNSNNTGDNTKWRFIRQ, encoded by the coding sequence ATGTTTAAAAAAAATTTAGAAAAATGTTTATTATTAATGTTATTAATTATTTGTGTAACAGCATCTATTCCAACTATAGCAGTAAGTGCGTCATCAATAGCAATAAGTGTAGATGCAAATGATGTACAGCACAAAATCAGTCCATATCTTTTTGGTGTCAATCATAGAGTTGGTAATGCAGGTTATAGAACATGGGACACATCAGGGAAAGGGAATGGAGAACTTTACGAACCTGTAGTTAACTCAACTAAATACATAGGGACTTCTGTTGTAAGATGGACAGGCGGTTCTATAAATAATACTGTACGATGGCAGGATGGAATCGGTGATTGGAAAACTAGAGGTCCTTGGATATCGCCTTTTGGAGAAAATAAACCTTATAATTCATCATATGGTATCACTGAGCATATGAAATTTGTGGAAAGTTTAGGGAATGATGCAACATCAATAATGGTTGTTCCTGTTCTGATGGTTAATGAACAAGAAGCTGCGGATTATGTTGAATATATGAATTCATCAAATGATGGTTCTAATCCAAATGGGGGTATTGATTGGGCATCAAAAAGAGCAGAGGATGGACATGAAGAACCATATGCTATTGAGTATTGGGAATTAGGTAATGAACAATTCGGTAATTGGACTTATAGATGGACTGATGAAGCAGAAAAATATGCAAATGGAGGAGAAGAAACTTATACACCAGGACAAATAGTAGGTAGTAATAAGAAGATGGGATATGCGGTTAAATATTATGATTGGTCAGATCATGAATCAGATGGAACTGCAGATCAGGAATGGTATACAGTAGTAAATCCCATTAAAGAGGGTAGTGAAACAGTTAAAGTAGGATTAACTACATGGATACGAGTAAATGATTTAGCAAATGCAGGTATAGGTAATTATTATGAATTTGACTATGATACAGGTAATATTACTTTTGGTGATGGTGTTAATGGCAATATACCAAAATCAGGTGAAACAATAACTGTAGGGTATACAGTAGTAAAGCCTGGAGCTAATGCATTAGCTGCTGCCATGAAGGCTGTGGATCCAAACATAAAAATTTGTTTTGGAGAATTTGCAGGCAATTATATGGGAGATAATATTGATGCATATGTTAAACATCCTTATAAACATATAAGTAAAATTTTAAAAGGTAAAACATTTTATTATGATATATTGAATAAAGCTAAATATACTAAAACAAATGAATATGGTAAAGAACCTGTATTATCAGAATGGGGTATATTTGACCAGAATGTTAAAGGTCCATCAGGATATGAAGGACATATCTTGAAATCATTAACAGCTTCTTTATTTAATTCTAAATTCTTATTTAGTTTAATAGAAAATGGTTCTGTTAAATATGCATTAAGACATATGCTTAATACTTCTGATAGTGATGATACTCAAAACACATCTTATTCACCTGATAATGGGCTTATTGCTCCAGTAGAAGAGGGAACTTATGTAAATGCAAATGCACTACCTTTTAAAATGTTTAGAGAAAGATTAAGTGAAAATTACATTACTACAACAATTAATGGATCACCTTCAGCATTAATAGGAAAAGTTCAATTAGTTGAAGCTGTTTCAGCTGTTAATAATGATAAAACAGTACTCGATATTATAGTAAATAATTATGATGCTAGTGACGATTATTCAGTTAATATTAATTTAGATAACTTTGATCCTTATACACAAGCTGAAGTTTGGACACTAAATGGATCTAGCATTTATACATATAATGATTCTAAATACTATGACAGAGTAAAGATAACAGGTAAAACTATAGATAATGCATCTAGTAATTTTAACTATATATTTCCAGCACATTCAATGACTGCTATAAGATTTCATAAGGATGAAGGGGGACTGCCTTCTTCTCCAGTTATGCCTGAGAAAGCACCTAAACCTTTTACTGATTTTATTGATACCTTTAATGGCGATACTGTAGAGGTTAAACCTCCTTCATTTAATGTTACTAATGATGGAGATTGCAAAGCTACAATCCAAGAAATACCTACAATTGCTGATAAAAGTGTACAATTGAGTGATAATGGTTTGGGGAATACAGATATAATTAGAAATTTTACCCCTATATTTGGTGAATTTAGTATAAATACAAAAGTGATGACTTCAGATAGTATGAAGACAGTTTTTTATAATATGAGAGATGATTGTGGAACTCAGGGACCTACATTAAAATATGAATTTAATTGTTTAAAGTACAGAGATAGTAATGGAAATTGGAATGATATATGTAGTATAGTGTCTAATACATGGTATAATATTCATCTGGATGTGAATATTAGTAATAATACTTATGATGTATTGGTTAATAATGAGTTGAAAGTACAAAAAGCAGAGTTTTATAATAATATTGATCATATTAAAAGTGTGAGATTTACTACCCATGGTCCTGATAAAGATTATAGTTTCTTTTTAAGCGAATTGGAAACTATATGTAATAATGATAATGTTGTACCACCGATAATACCAGCGGTATATAAAATTGAGCATAAATCAACAGGAAAGATTCTACAATCTAATAATAATAATGTAGACATGACAGATCCAATTACAGATACAGACCAAGTTAAATGGGAAAAATTAGAATATGATGCAACAAGATTTCATCTTAATAATATTGGTAATGATTCTACAATAAAAAGACTACATTCATCTAGTGACATAGATTGGGATGTAAATCTTGTAGAGGATATATGGAGTGGAGCTAATGTACAGTGGAAGCTTATTGATGCTGGAGAGGGTTGGTCAAGAATTCAACATATAAGTAGTGGAATGTGGCTTCATTATAATGGTACTGATTCTGTGAATCTGGTTAATAGTAATAATACAGGAGATAATACCAAGTGGAGGTTTATAAGACAGTAG
- a CDS encoding sensor histidine kinase — MCKFKKSIFMQLILLIILVILVPLLFLGYTTYSSYQRDTETKIISSNLAALQQLDQTLKRVTDQVNSIINTYNNNKLFEMYLTQQYSSDYNKIKTTKIVEDILVEHISSLNWINCEIILIGKNNNIFTSNDNPPKLSATSVYNSYWYQNNLLHKDMINWHVLNRSYFSKDSTSTVLAGTKTLNNYISDNIYGTIIIELNEKYFYNIYKKILDKGEILMIQNSDGNIISSSDRTITPSLDPEDTAYPIQSESLVNNYKYHGKKYLYISQPSSISDWVITKLIPSENMNEEFNKLQKNFIYIYIACIMLVSIGIFITALRIYYPIQKLSNKLQRQFMSSDNERDNNHFSLINIMTGYEQLINDVDITIDQLMEENEARRKAELHALAMQINPHFLYNTLNSIKCLVWTNQYKLIEPTINCLVNLLRQTLHSMDKLITLEEEIKNIKNYVFIQNIRTDNLISINYDIPLSYYNNLIPSLILQPIVENSIFHGIEPLGKQGCITISAYHEGKDLYIEVLDNGVGMSEKTLTNILEQTKVSNNKSSFNHIGINNINNRIKLYYGTDYGVHYESKENLGTSVTLKVKYSC, encoded by the coding sequence TTGTGTAAATTTAAAAAAAGTATATTTATGCAACTAATTTTATTAATTATTCTTGTTATACTTGTTCCATTACTTTTTCTTGGATATACTACTTACAGCTCTTATCAACGTGATACAGAAACCAAGATTATTTCTAGCAATTTAGCGGCTCTTCAACAATTGGACCAGACACTAAAAAGAGTTACTGATCAAGTTAATTCTATAATTAATACATATAATAATAATAAATTATTTGAAATGTATTTAACTCAGCAATATTCATCAGATTATAATAAGATAAAAACAACTAAGATAGTGGAAGATATATTAGTTGAACACATTTCCTCACTTAATTGGATTAATTGTGAGATAATTTTAATAGGTAAAAATAACAATATATTTACCAGCAATGATAATCCTCCGAAATTAAGTGCTACAAGTGTATATAATAGTTATTGGTATCAGAATAATCTATTGCACAAAGATATGATAAATTGGCACGTTCTTAATCGTAGTTATTTTTCAAAAGATAGTACTTCTACAGTTTTGGCAGGTACTAAGACTCTTAATAATTATATATCAGATAATATATATGGCACTATTATTATTGAACTTAATGAGAAATACTTCTATAATATATATAAAAAGATTCTAGATAAAGGTGAGATTCTAATGATTCAGAATTCAGATGGTAACATTATATCTTCAAGTGATCGTACTATAACTCCTTCACTTGATCCAGAAGATACAGCTTATCCAATTCAATCAGAATCTTTAGTCAATAATTATAAGTATCACGGTAAAAAATATCTATACATAAGTCAGCCATCTTCTATTAGTGACTGGGTTATAACTAAATTAATTCCATCTGAAAATATGAATGAAGAATTTAATAAGCTTCAAAAAAATTTTATTTACATATATATTGCTTGTATAATGCTTGTATCTATAGGAATTTTTATAACCGCTTTACGTATCTATTATCCAATACAAAAATTATCTAATAAACTTCAAAGACAATTTATGAGTTCTGATAATGAACGGGATAACAATCATTTTTCTCTTATTAATATAATGACTGGGTATGAGCAGCTTATTAATGATGTAGATATTACCATAGACCAGTTGATGGAAGAAAATGAGGCAAGAAGGAAGGCTGAATTACACGCATTAGCTATGCAGATAAATCCCCATTTTCTATATAATACATTAAATTCTATTAAGTGTCTTGTATGGACTAACCAATATAAGCTTATTGAACCTACTATAAATTGTCTGGTTAATCTACTTCGTCAGACTCTTCATAGTATGGATAAGTTAATAACTCTGGAGGAAGAAATAAAAAACATAAAAAACTATGTTTTTATTCAAAATATAAGAACTGATAATTTAATTTCTATAAACTATGATATTCCATTAAGTTATTATAATAATTTAATTCCTTCACTAATATTACAGCCTATTGTTGAAAACTCAATTTTTCATGGTATTGAACCACTGGGTAAACAGGGTTGTATCACTATCAGTGCATACCATGAGGGAAAAGATTTGTATATAGAAGTATTGGATAATGGAGTTGGAATGAGTGAAAAAACATTAACAAATATTTTAGAACAAACAAAAGTTAGTAACAACAAATCTAGTTTTAATCATATTGGAATTAATAATATAAATAATCGTATAAAATTATACTACGGAACAGATTATGGTGTTCATTATGAAAGTAAGGAGAATCTAGGAACTTCAGTTACTTTGAAAGTAAAGTATAGTTGTTAG
- a CDS encoding response regulator transcription factor encodes MNIMIVDDEKLLRKGFSSMTDWESKGIRVIGEAMNGKDALNQIELLCKKNKCLDVVITDIKMPVMNGVELTKKIKGTYPNISVIVLSGYDDYSYVRDSMKYGASDYLLKASIDIDNIYETLNRVKINNNSLVSFTSAIDNNEQADILELDWEKMKEYLELRKFMDLKEYIVNSFNSKKSIPINYLQDIMRDLFFFIEYQLEQLGSLNTYLRNRKYINSAFINLIKDVPSAIEWFILIIDEIEKHCTPIDDKFTNLIKDIIKFIEEHYTDNISLNYIADKFYVNKNYLCNIFKAATSNTINEYITDLRIRESKSLIRTSNLSLTEISFQIGYQNHSYFSKIFRKKTGVSPTEYLKLYR; translated from the coding sequence ATGAATATAATGATTGTTGATGATGAAAAATTATTACGTAAAGGTTTTAGCAGTATGACTGATTGGGAGTCAAAAGGGATAAGAGTTATTGGAGAAGCTATGAATGGTAAAGATGCATTAAATCAGATTGAATTACTGTGTAAGAAAAATAAATGTTTAGATGTAGTTATTACAGATATAAAGATGCCAGTAATGAATGGTGTAGAGCTGACTAAAAAAATTAAAGGTACATATCCTAACATCTCAGTTATTGTTCTTAGCGGTTATGATGATTATTCATATGTACGTGATAGCATGAAATATGGAGCTAGTGATTATTTGCTGAAAGCCTCTATAGACATTGATAATATATATGAAACTTTAAATAGAGTTAAGATAAATAATAATTCTTTAGTTAGTTTTACTTCAGCAATAGACAATAATGAACAAGCAGATATTTTAGAGCTTGATTGGGAAAAAATGAAAGAATACCTTGAACTGCGTAAATTCATGGATTTGAAAGAATATATTGTAAATTCGTTTAACAGTAAAAAATCAATACCTATTAATTATTTACAGGATATTATGAGGGATTTATTTTTCTTTATTGAATATCAGCTTGAACAGTTAGGTTCATTAAATACATATTTGAGAAACAGAAAATATATAAATAGTGCCTTCATTAATTTAATTAAAGATGTTCCTTCGGCTATTGAATGGTTTATACTTATAATTGATGAGATTGAAAAGCATTGTACACCTATTGATGATAAGTTTACTAATTTAATAAAAGATATTATTAAATTTATTGAAGAACATTATACAGATAATATATCCCTTAATTATATTGCAGATAAATTCTATGTTAATAAAAATTATTTGTGTAATATTTTTAAAGCAGCAACATCAAATACTATTAATGAATATATTACTGATTTACGTATTAGAGAATCTAAATCTTTAATTCGTACAAGTAATTTATCTCTTACAGAAATATCATTTCAGATAGGTTATCAGAATCACAGTTATTTTTCCAAGATATTTCGAAAGAAGACAGGAGTTTCACCTACTGAATATCTTAAGTTATACCGTTAA
- a CDS encoding ABC transporter substrate-binding protein, translated as MELTKKTFLSILIIVIVLGVVYLLYNHQSVSVNDEDDRITLNIWVKDSSNAVYTYFTQAIERFEKVNSNINVELKMIQGSDTKTLNYMNTEIINQVSPDVLCLSLHNYNCYATENRLYNLNDYIGKYEEDYFVESAVDYGVYNNNLYGIAYCIDPEILVYRRDFLSDINIPVINEIQDIKSFETYMADINSHFINDNLDKVAFSIPTLISKGTFFSSFLHIRDNVPNYNVTKIDVFNNDLLALSAMYKSFDIVPYDYGKVGLHPFFSGQAAYSIEPLSSIYYYIEKDNNWLRNIGIVPLKDSAIKFSYSEHKYISIMDNTNHKEEAELFFDFFFSSSEVLKRYHSLNMPVVLNSLMDYYLSDINYNNKELSAYIKNSFHYPISSDMDEFLDKIDNVYDLKINKQ; from the coding sequence ATGGAATTAACTAAAAAAACATTTTTAAGTATATTAATTATTGTTATTGTATTAGGTGTAGTGTATTTATTATACAATCATCAATCTGTAAGTGTTAATGATGAAGATGATAGAATAACCTTAAATATATGGGTTAAAGATTCAAGTAATGCGGTATATACATATTTTACCCAAGCCATAGAGAGATTTGAAAAAGTTAATTCTAATATAAATGTTGAATTAAAGATGATACAAGGTAGTGACACAAAAACTCTGAACTATATGAACACTGAGATTATTAATCAAGTATCTCCTGATGTTTTGTGCCTGTCTTTGCATAATTATAATTGTTATGCTACAGAAAATCGCTTATATAATCTTAATGACTATATAGGTAAATATGAAGAAGATTATTTTGTAGAAAGTGCTGTTGATTATGGAGTATATAATAATAATTTATACGGTATTGCTTACTGTATAGATCCTGAAATATTGGTTTATAGAAGAGATTTTTTGTCAGATATTAATATTCCTGTAATTAATGAAATTCAAGATATAAAATCTTTTGAAACATATATGGCCGATATTAATTCCCATTTTATTAATGATAATCTTGATAAAGTTGCTTTTTCAATACCGACTTTAATTTCTAAAGGGACTTTTTTCTCTTCATTTTTGCATATCAGGGATAACGTTCCAAATTATAATGTTACTAAAATAGATGTATTTAATAACGATTTATTAGCTTTATCAGCTATGTATAAGTCTTTTGATATTGTACCATATGATTATGGAAAAGTAGGATTACATCCATTTTTTTCAGGACAAGCAGCATATTCTATTGAGCCTTTATCGAGTATTTATTACTATATTGAAAAGGACAATAATTGGTTACGCAATATTGGAATTGTACCTCTTAAAGATTCAGCAATCAAATTTTCTTATTCAGAGCATAAGTATATAAGTATAATGGATAATACTAATCATAAAGAAGAAGCTGAACTTTTCTTTGATTTTTTCTTTAGTAGTTCAGAAGTATTAAAAAGATATCATTCTCTTAATATGCCTGTCGTGTTAAATTCTTTAATGGATTACTATTTATCAGATATTAATTATAATAACAAGGAACTATCAGCATATATTAAAAATTCTTTCCATTATCCGATATCATCTGATATGGATGAATTTCTTGATAAGATTGATAATGTATATGACTTAAAGATTAATAAGCAGTAG
- a CDS encoding sulfatase-like hydrolase/transferase: MTNKPNILFYFSDQQRWDTIGSYGQELNITPNLDKLAREGVLFEEAYTAQPVCGPCRAVFQSGLYPTQTGCFRNSIALPSNIKTVANYFEEEGYDNAYVGKWHLASDGELEGKPTIDYQTSAIPLERRGGYKGYWRVSDILEFTSHGYDGYVFDENNNKCEFKGYRVDCITDYALDYLDEISDDKPFFLTISHIEPHHQNDRKCYEGPNGSKTEFKDFKLPGDLEALEGNAKEMYPDYLGCCKSVDDNLGKVIDKLKQKGLYDNTIIIYASDHGSHFLTRNRDEHLNGYDDYKRSCHSACLHVPLIISGPGFKGGKRIKDLVSTASLPKTFLSMIGVDVENNMIGEDLKKIVDGDTKGRVNEVFAQISESRVGRCVRNEKYLYSVYAPNKNGGEYMDSDIYEEDFLYDLEKDPYELDNLVYDERYKNIKKDMAERLIYHMKLAGEQIPVIKSIE, translated from the coding sequence ATGACTAATAAACCTAATATACTTTTTTATTTTAGTGATCAGCAAAGATGGGATACAATAGGTTCATATGGACAGGAACTTAACATAACTCCTAATCTTGATAAACTTGCAAGAGAAGGTGTACTTTTTGAGGAGGCATACACAGCACAACCAGTATGTGGACCTTGTAGGGCAGTATTTCAGAGCGGACTCTATCCAACACAAACAGGATGTTTTCGTAACAGTATTGCATTACCAAGCAATATAAAAACAGTAGCTAATTATTTTGAAGAAGAGGGTTATGACAATGCATATGTTGGAAAGTGGCATTTGGCTAGTGATGGTGAATTAGAAGGTAAACCTACTATAGATTATCAAACCAGCGCAATACCTTTAGAGAGAAGAGGGGGATATAAAGGCTATTGGAGAGTATCTGATATTCTAGAATTTACTTCTCATGGATATGATGGTTATGTATTTGATGAGAATAATAATAAGTGTGAATTTAAAGGATATAGGGTAGACTGCATTACAGATTATGCATTGGATTATCTTGATGAAATAAGTGATGATAAGCCATTTTTCTTAACGATATCACATATTGAACCTCACCATCAGAATGACAGGAAGTGTTATGAAGGACCTAATGGTTCAAAAACTGAATTTAAAGATTTCAAATTACCAGGAGACCTAGAAGCTCTAGAAGGTAATGCAAAAGAGATGTATCCAGATTATCTAGGATGTTGTAAGAGTGTTGATGATAATCTTGGTAAAGTTATAGATAAATTAAAACAAAAAGGTCTGTATGATAATACTATAATAATCTATGCTTCTGATCATGGTTCACATTTTTTGACCAGAAATAGGGATGAACATCTTAATGGGTACGATGATTACAAACGTTCATGTCATTCAGCATGTTTACATGTACCATTAATTATATCTGGACCAGGATTTAAAGGGGGCAAACGAATCAAGGATTTAGTAAGTACTGCTAGTCTACCAAAGACTTTTCTATCCATGATCGGTGTAGATGTAGAGAATAATATGATAGGAGAAGATCTTAAAAAAATAGTGGACGGAGATACTAAGGGGCGTGTCAATGAGGTTTTTGCTCAAATAAGTGAAAGCAGAGTTGGCAGATGTGTTAGAAATGAAAAGTATCTTTACAGTGTTTATGCTCCTAATAAAAATGGTGGAGAATATATGGATAGTGATATTTATGAAGAAGATTTCCTCTATGATTTAGAGAAGGATCCATATGAGTTAGATAATTTAGTATATGATGAAAGGTATAAAAATATAAAAAAAGATATGGCAGAAAGATTAATTTATCATATGAAATTAGCAGGTGAACAAATACCAGTTATTAAATCTATTGAATAG
- a CDS encoding clostripain-related cysteine peptidase: MSVYDEAKFKEWTILIYADGNNNLQPYIYNQFQLIKNINKDNINIIVQISRKSIDKDVSWCGCRRYLFSENKIILLKDLGKVNMDESKLLEDFLVESVNTYPSTNVILVISGHSAGFIGLMYSENDNAFMGIDEFSKALCLFNNKTNRYIDVLIMDTCFMDSIETWYDIIMKSKSSIRYAIVPQDNAPIEGISYYDMINSLLMYQNPIINHQYIKEMMSKQLLECSLFCINLREDIFKRIRKSINEYAQLLLLENKKSRDRTLRLCCIDSVNDFIPLYDFNNIDTCNSDVKECIFDIMKILGEIIIFNQYNSGQTNRRGLKIYFPHNYEIYNNFRNIYRQMDFCVNNNWTLLIDDKYI; the protein is encoded by the coding sequence GTGAGTGTTTATGATGAAGCAAAATTCAAAGAGTGGACTATTTTAATATATGCTGATGGTAATAATAACTTACAGCCATATATATATAATCAATTTCAATTAATAAAAAATATAAATAAAGACAATATAAATATTATTGTTCAGATTTCTAGAAAATCTATAGACAAGGATGTAAGTTGGTGTGGATGTAGAAGATATCTGTTCAGTGAAAATAAAATCATTTTACTAAAAGATTTAGGAAAAGTGAATATGGATGAATCTAAGTTATTGGAAGATTTTTTAGTAGAGAGTGTTAATACTTACCCATCAACTAACGTTATTCTAGTTATTTCAGGGCATAGTGCAGGTTTTATTGGTTTAATGTATTCAGAAAATGATAATGCTTTTATGGGAATAGATGAATTTTCAAAAGCACTCTGTCTATTTAATAATAAAACCAATAGATACATTGATGTATTAATTATGGATACTTGTTTTATGGATTCAATAGAGACATGGTATGATATAATCATGAAGAGTAAAAGTTCTATTAGATATGCTATTGTTCCTCAAGATAATGCACCTATAGAAGGAATATCTTATTATGATATGATCAATTCATTATTAATGTACCAGAATCCAATAATAAATCATCAATATATAAAGGAAATGATGAGTAAGCAATTGTTGGAGTGTAGTCTTTTTTGTATTAATCTGAGAGAAGATATATTTAAGAGAATACGGAAATCAATCAACGAGTATGCGCAGTTATTGTTATTGGAAAACAAGAAAAGTAGGGATAGAACATTAAGATTGTGTTGTATAGATTCTGTTAATGATTTCATCCCCCTTTATGATTTCAATAATATAGATACATGTAATTCAGATGTGAAAGAATGCATTTTTGATATAATGAAAATATTAGGTGAAATAATTATATTCAATCAATACAATAGTGGACAAACAAATAGAAGAGGATTGAAAATATATTTTCCTCACAATTATGAGATATATAATAATTTTAGAAATATATACAGACAAATGGATTTTTGTGTTAACAATAACTGGACATTATTGATAGATGATAAATACATATAG
- a CDS encoding dihydrofolate reductase family protein encodes MDRKVILYIAMSIDGFIARKNGDVDWLEGDGSDEKADMGYEDFYEDIDTVIMGRTTYEQILTFGEYPYKGSKGYVYTSKDTDNNEDVVFTKEKPEELIDRLKKNDGKNIWVVGGSLIIDEFIKKNLIDEYVISIIPTILGDGIPLFRGNDSQMEFKLDKHEMVNGIVLLYYSKRINNK; translated from the coding sequence ATGGATAGAAAGGTTATTTTATATATTGCTATGAGTATAGATGGGTTTATCGCTAGAAAAAATGGAGACGTAGATTGGCTTGAAGGTGATGGCTCAGATGAGAAAGCTGATATGGGGTATGAAGATTTTTATGAAGATATAGATACAGTAATAATGGGAAGGACCACATATGAACAGATTTTAACTTTTGGTGAATACCCATATAAAGGAAGTAAAGGATATGTTTATACATCAAAAGATACAGATAATAATGAAGATGTAGTATTTACGAAAGAAAAGCCTGAGGAACTTATTGATAGATTGAAGAAAAATGATGGTAAGAATATCTGGGTTGTTGGTGGGTCTTTAATAATTGATGAATTCATTAAGAAAAATTTAATTGATGAATATGTCATATCAATTATACCAACTATTCTAGGAGATGGAATTCCTCTTTTTAGAGGTAATGATTCACAAATGGAATTCAAACTTGATAAGCATGAAATGGTAAATGGAATAGTGTTATTATATTATAGTAAAAGAATTAATAATAAGTAA
- a CDS encoding TetR/AcrR family transcriptional regulator, translated as MGERVNQSELILDAAYRCVTEKGYANISLRDIAKEANVALSQLHYYFGSKKKLFQEIIKRMIKKYTTELEKQLVLKKGQSDKKNIAYAFNFIKEVINHNPEFFKILFDLSGLALKSETFKLLLSDLLDYLSSIIKECIDETSCIKEGFKKFSSNTLSRFILGTVIGVAFEYTLDSSKNKDILESIDALSVIFQ; from the coding sequence ATGGGTGAAAGGGTAAATCAATCAGAATTAATACTAGATGCTGCTTACAGATGTGTAACTGAAAAGGGGTACGCTAATATCTCTTTGAGAGATATAGCTAAAGAGGCTAATGTAGCACTTAGTCAATTACATTATTATTTTGGAAGCAAGAAAAAGTTATTTCAGGAAATTATCAAGAGAATGATAAAAAAATATACAACTGAATTAGAAAAACAATTGGTATTAAAGAAAGGTCAATCAGATAAAAAGAATATTGCATATGCTTTTAATTTTATTAAGGAAGTAATAAATCATAATCCTGAATTTTTTAAAATACTATTTGATTTATCAGGTTTAGCACTTAAATCAGAGACTTTCAAACTTTTATTATCGGATCTATTAGATTATTTATCATCGATAATAAAAGAATGTATTGATGAAACTAGTTGCATAAAGGAAGGATTCAAGAAGTTTTCATCAAATACTTTATCAAGATTTATATTAGGTACTGTTATAGGTGTAGCATTTGAATATACACTTGATTCTAGTAAAAACAAAGATATTCTTGAATCAATAGACGCATTATCCGTGATTTTTCAATAA